A stretch of the Notolabrus celidotus isolate fNotCel1 chromosome 3, fNotCel1.pri, whole genome shotgun sequence genome encodes the following:
- the LOC117810352 gene encoding immunoglobulin-like domain-containing receptor 1: protein MRSLPAAVLLLSLLKASVCIQVNVPQLERSTALFASVVLRCDYSTSANLQDVLVTWRFKSFCKDPVLEYYSTAYQSALQLGQDPSNDCPDRQRTVRTVIQKRGSSEPTLGSEYRERRITIQNSADLVINEVMWWDNGVYFCSVDAAGDTTGDSDKEIKLIVYHWLTVLFIVIGALLLILLFCICCCQCCPHVCCCYVRCPCCPQQCCCPEKAVMQHRMMKEAQRAMAPWGAGQPIYGPMSHASSQMNPLLYAGSASGKSFPMKPMPLPPPQSSAYSMPPPSVHGNHTPASTNQMLDYLEGQVRGMDMATPLLQSQPLPPQHMQPMQPMQPMHHMQHIPQPQHLQQMPPPQNIRSNIPFSPGPPSMISALDEGPTERRVITLPPIREPQSSRMPPAPPKTRPPSSSESSRSGFGRPDRGAAARRYPSPPRSRGIPRSYSEESLDGRSRNGARGGMDRPRSRSRDDLFDSRSRGKYSPPASHRSRGGSWSSDDEASSRRDGRRGGGGRGGGGGGGWIDKPPSYAEFEPGQKPGARRNDRYSDKSYRSGTSVVI from the exons ATGCGGAGTCTACCTGCGGCcgtcctcctgctctctctgctcaaAG CGTCGGTGTGTATTCAGGTGAATGTCCCTCAGCTGGAGCGCAGCACAGCTTTGTTTGCCTCTGTGGTCCTCCGCTGTGACTACTCCACCTCTGCAAACCTCCAAGATGTCCTAGTTACCTGGAggttcaagtccttctgcaaaGACCCCGTCCTGGAGTATTACTCCACAG CGTACCAGTCTGCCCTCCAGCTGGGTCAGGACCCGTCCAATGACTGTCCGGATCGTCAGCGGACAGTTCGCACCGTGATCCAGAAGAGAGGAAGCAGCGAGCCGACACTGGGGTCAGAGTACCGCGAACGAAGGATCACCATTCAGAACA GTGCTGACCTGGTGATCAATGAGGTGATGTGGTGGGACAACGGGGTTTACTTCTGCTCTGtggacgctgcaggagacaCGACTGGAGACTCTGacaaagaaatcaaactcaTCGTTTACC acTGGCTGACTGTGTTGTTCATCGTGATCGGAGCCCTCCTCCTGATCCTGCTCTTCTGTATCTGCTGCTGTCAGTGCTGCCCTCACGTGTGCTGCTGCTACGTCCGCTGTCCCTGCTGCCCTCAGCAGTGCTGCTGTCCCGAAAAAG CCGTCATGCAGCATCGGATGATGAAGGAGGCTCAGAGAGCCATGGCTCCCTGGGGTGCAGGCCAGCCGATCTATGGACCAATGAGCCATGCCTCCTCACAGATGAACCCACTGCTCtatgcag gatCTGCGTCGGGTAAGAGCTTcccgatgaagcccatgcctcttcctcctcctcagtcgTCAGCTTACAGCATGCCTCCTCCCAGTGTCCATGGCAACCACACACCTGCCAGCACCAATCAGATGCTTGATTACCTGGAGGGCCAGGTGAGAGGGATGGACATGGCCACCCCCTTGCTGCAG TCTCAGCCTCTTCCACCGCAGCACATGCAGCCAATGCAGCCTATGCAGCCCATGCATCACATGCAGCACATCCCTCAACCCCAACACCTTCAGCAGATGCCTCCTCCGCAGAACATCCGCAGCAACATCCCTTTCTCCCCTGGCCCTCCCAGTATGATCTCTGCCCTGGACGAAGGCCCAACAGAGCGCCGTGTCATCACACTCCCACCAATCAGAGAGCCGCAGTCAAGCAGAATGCCCCCTGCCCCTCCGAAGACCCGCCCCCCTAGCTCCAGTGAGAGCAGCCGCAGTGGGTTCGGACGCCCTGATCGAGGAGCGGCTGCCAGGCGTTACCCCTCGCCCCCCCGGTCCAGAGGGATCCCCAGGAGCTACAGCGAGGAGTCGCTGGATGGGCGGAGTCGCAACGGGGCGAGAGGAGGAATGGATCGACCCCGGTCCAGGTCTAGGGATGATCTGTTTGACAGCAGGTCCAGAGGAAAGTATTCTCCCCCAGCAAGCCATCGCTCTCGAGGAGGGTCCTGGAGCTCTGATGATGAGGCCAGCAGCAGGAGAgatggaaggagaggaggtggaggaagaggaggaggcggaggaggaggctggATCGACAAACCTCCCAGCTACGCTGAGTTCGAACCTGGACAGAAACCAGGAGCACGGAGGAACGATCGCTACTCC GACAAGAGTTATCGCAGTGGCACCAGCGTCGTCATCTGA
- the tmem39a gene encoding transmembrane protein 39A gives MPGGRRGPSRQQLSRSALPSLQTLVGGNLGNGTGLRNSASVGLSPPLSALITPEPVRHSRIPELPLDSSLLFEFLLFLYLLVALFVQYINIYRTVWWYPYSHPAASTSLNFHLMDYHLAIFITVMLARRLVWTIVSEVSQSSGGSLLRYVVLITARLSLLTMCGWVLCWTLVNLCKNHSVLNLLFLGYPFGVYVPLCCFHQEGGKSQTTATDCDYPAEHQQTDLSETPFFRPRDFLFLLRENLREQFSNTPLMPIHTCPPHTHSHTPDLIRAEVEELKSDFNRRIKEVLFNSLFSAYYVAFLPLCFVKSTQYYDMRWSCEHLIMVWINAFVMLMSQLLPPSYCDLLHRSAAHLGRWQKLEHGSYSNAPQHVWSESTIWPQGVLVRHSRSLYKAVGPYNVALPSDVSHARFYFLFHKPLRILNLLIWIESSVVLYQLYSLLRSERWNHTLSLGLILCCNYYVLFKLLRDRIVLGKAYSFPLSSSSLGLKSQ, from the exons ATGCCAGGAGGCCGCAGGGGTCCCAGCAGACAGCAGCTAAGTCGCTCTGCTCTGCCGTCCCTGCAGACTCTGGTCGGAGGAAACCTGGGGAACGGTACAGGCCTCAGGAACAG TGCCTCCGTGggtctgtctcctcctctctcggcCCTCATCACCCCCGAGCCGGTCCGTCACTCGAGGATCCCGGAGCTGCCGTTGGACAGCAGTCTGCTGTTTGAGTTCCTGCTCTTCCTCTACCTGCTGGTGGCTCTGTTTGTCCAGTACATCAACATCTACAGAACCGTGTGGTGGTACCCGTACAGCCACCCCGCTGCCTCCACCTCATTG AACTTCCACCTGATGGACTACCACCTGGCGATCTTCATCACGGTGATGTTGGCCCGGAGGCTGGTGTGGACCATCGTCTCAGAG GTGTCTCAGAGCAGTGGGGGGTCCTTGCTCAGGTATGTGGTTCTGATCACAGCGCGGCTCTCCCTGCTCACCATGTGCGGCTGGGTGCTCTGCTGGACTCTGGTCAACCTCTGCAAGAACCACTCCGTGCTCAACCTGCTCTTCCTGGGATACCC ATTTGGCGTGTACGTCCCGCTCTGCTGTTTCCATCAGGAGGGAGGGAAAAGCCAGACGACGGCAACGGACTGCGACTATCCAGCGGAGCACCAGCAAACGGACCTATCAGAGACCCCGTTCTTTAGACCACGtgacttcctcttcctgttaCGGGAGAACCTCAGAGAGCAGTTTTCCAACACTCCGCTCATGCCCATACACACCTGCCCgccgcacacacactcacacacgccgGACCTGATTCGAGCGgaggtggaggagctgaagagcGACTTCAACCGGCGGATAAAGGAAGTGCTGTTCAACTCTCTGTTCAGCGCGTACTACGTGGCCTTCCTGCCGCTCTGCTTCGTGAAG AGCACTCAGTACTACGACATGCGCTGGTCCTGTGAGCACCTGATCATGGTGTGGATCAACGCGTTCGTGATGTTGATGAGTCAGCTGCTGCCGCCCAGCTACTGCGACCTGCTGCACCGCTCGGCGGCTCACCTGGGCCGCTGGCAGAAACTGGAACACGGCTCGTACAGCAACGCCCCGCAGCATGT CTGGTCAGAGAGCACCATCTGGCCTCAGGGTGTGTTGGTCCGACACAGCCGCAGTCTGTATAAGGCAGTGGGACCGTACAACGTGGCTCTGCCCTCTGATGTGTCCCACGCAAGGTTTTAT TTTCTGTTCCACAAGCCTTTGCGGATCCTGAACCTGCTGATCTGGATCGAGTCCAGTGTGGTTTTGTACCAGTTGTACTCTCTGCTGCGCTCCGAGCGCTGGAACCACACTCTGTCTCTGGGCCTCATTCTCTGCTGCAACTACTATGTCCTGTTCAAGCTGCTGCGGGACCGCATCGTGCTGGGCAAGGCGTACTCCTTCCCCCTGTCCTCCAGCAGTCTGGGTCTGAAGTCTCAGTGA
- the LOC117810355 gene encoding serine protease 23-like, whose translation MRSRAALSRFTSLLFLSFLSLPPVHSSSRPQWILQRVPVVLPQQTEVRPAPHFLSPARLEVSSPCDPECHKKAPRPSYWDLRQLLSYETLESNGELTETAIGIYGYKPGSDNAPVYSSGSPGPQQSHVRRKRQIFGHDGRFSIAGQDFLLKYPFSVSVKLSTGCSGTLVGDRHVLTAAHCVHDGKNYVKGAQKLRVGFLKPKHRDAPPSSSHGPSNLTNHIEGAAYAPPTNDKMKFQWIRAKRTHVPKGWIKGNANDIGMDYDYALLELKKPHKRRHMKLGVSPPALRLPGRRVHFSGYDNDRPGQLVYRFCRAGEETPDLLYQHCDAQPGASGSGVYARMWDGRRRQWERKVIGVFSGHQWVEKHGASQEFNVAVRITPLKYAQICYWIKGNFVDCREG comes from the exons ATGCGCTCGCGGGCTGCGCTCTCCCG gtttacgtccctcctcttcctctccttcctgtctCTTCCTCCTGTTCACTCCTCATCCCGCCCTCAGTGGATCCTCCAGCGTGTCCCTGTGGTCCTCCCGCAGCAGACCGAGGTCCGGCCGGCCcctcacttcctgtccccgGCCCGATTGGAGGTCAGCTCCCCCTGTGACCCAGAATGCCACAAGAAGGCCCCGCGGCCCAGCTACTGGGACTTAAGGCAGCTTCTGTCTTATGAGACGCTGGAGTCTAACGGTGAACTCACAGAGACTGCAATCGGGATCTACGGATACAAACCCGGCTCTGACAACGCTCCAGTCTACTCCTCGGGGTCTCCTGGGCCTCAGCAGTCCCatgtgaggaggaagagacagatCTTCGGTCATGATGGGCGTTTCAGCATAGCGGGGCAGGACTTCCTCCTGAAGTACCCGTTCTCAGTGTCGGTCAAACTGTCCACGGGGTGCTCGGGGACGCTGGTGGGAGACCGCCACGTTCTCACGGCGGCTCACTGCGTTCACGACGGGAAGAACTACGTGAAAGGAGCGCAGAAGCTCCGAGTCGGGTTTCTTAAACCCAAGCACCGAGACGCGCCGCCGTCTTCCTCTCACGGTCCTTCCAACCTCACCAATCACATCGAAGGAGCAGCGTACGCCCCGCCCACCAACGACAAGATGAAGTTCCAGTGGATCAGAGCCAAGCGCACCCACGTCCCCAAAGGATGGATTAAAGGGAACGCCAATGATATCGGGATGGATTACGATTACGCTCTGCTGGAGCTCAAAAAGCCCCACAAACGCCGCCACATGAAGCTCGGGGTCAGCCCGCCGGCTCTGAGGCTGCCCGGCCGCCGTGTCCACTTCTCAGGATACGATAACGACCGTCCGGGTCAGCTGGTGTACCGCTTTTGTCGGGCCGGCGAGGAGACGCCCGACCTGCTCTACCAGCACTGTGATGCTCAGCCGGGCGCCAGTGGCTCGGGGGTCTACGCCCGCATGTGGGATGGACGGCGCCGGCAATGGGAGCGGAAGGTGATAGGCGTGTTTTCTGGGCACCAGTGGGTGGAGAAACACGGGGCGTCTCAGGAATTTAATGTGGCGGTGAGAATCACGCCGCTCAAATACGCTCAGATCTGCTACTGGATCAAAGGGAACTTTGTAGACTGTCGGGAGGGCTGA